CATCCGGGACAGCTTCTGATCGAATCAAAAGCGAGCTTTTCTTTATTTTGTCGTGCGTCTTGTCGGAAAGCGCAATCCGACCGGGTCGAGCAACCCGATCGGTTGAACTTCAGGAAGAGCCCATTATCGCGATACAAATCAGATCGGAAAGGGTTCGGTTCTAGCGCAGGAATGCGAACGGCCTGTTCCGCTGCGTAGGCTTGCCGAGTTCGGGCACAGTGAAAAGACCATCGCGCGGCGGCGCGTAGCCGATCCTGAGCGTCGTATGAGCGCGAACCGCCGCCGTCGCTCCCGAGAGGGCCGCCGCAAGCTTGCGCATCGGCCCAACGATGGCGCGACCATCCCAGGCACTCTCGCCCCTGTTAGCGACGAGCCTGCCAATGTCTCTATAGACGCGACGCGCCGCGCCGATACCGACTGCCGCGCCAAGCGGAAGCCGCTGCATGCCGAACAACGCGGAGCGATAATATTCGTCGGCTTCGCACAGAAGGCGCTTCGTCACTTCGTAGACCTGGCCACGATATTGCGGATCGGCGACCTTGTCTTCCGGCACACCGGCCTCGCGCAGCCACTGACGCGGCAGGTAAAGACGGCCGCCCTTGGCATCTTCCACGACATCGCGGCAGATATTGGTGAGCTGGAACGCGATGCCCAGATCCGAGGCGCGGTTCAGGGTAGGCCTTTCGCGCACGCCCATGATCATCGCCATCATCACGCCGACGACGCCCGCGACATGGTAGCAATAGTCCAACGTATCTTCGAGGGTTTCGTAAACACGCTCGTTCACGTCCATCTCGAAGCCGCGAAGAAGTTCCATCGGATGGCGCTCGGGGATGTGGTGCTTGTGCGCCACTCGCCCCAGCGCCACGAAAACGGGTTCGGATGCCGTTCCGGCAAGCGCCGCGCTCGTGTCGCGGCGCAATCCTTCGAGCCGCTCCTGCGGCGATTTTTCGCTCCCCGTTTCCCGGTTGAATCCGAGAATCTGGTCGTCGATCACGTCGTCGCAATGACGGCACCACGCATAAAGCATCATGGCGTCGTAGCGCGTGTCGCGCGGCAAAAGCTTTGCCGCCATGGCGAAGCTTTTGGAACCTTTCTCGATAAGCTCGTGACTGAGTGCGATAATTGGGTCCATGAATCAGCTCGGCGATGAAACGGGCTGAGGGATGGGATTGACGCGAGTTTCTCCCATGACCCTCAAGGCCTTATGAATTGGAACGGGTGGCCAGCCTATAAGAATGCGGGCCTGATCCGCAAGAGTAAGGCTAGAGCTGTAGAAGCGCTCGATCAGCGGCTCGTTGAGATCGTAGAAGCGCTGCAACACGCGGTAGCGGGTCTGCGGCTTGGCGGCCCAGAACAGCATCCGGTTCAGCAGACGGAAAAACCGCTGCTCGCTCCAGTGCTGATGAGCCCATCTGACGGTCAGGCGATGGAGCGATTCGCTCGTCAGATGATCCATTCTGGCGATTGCGTCGGCACAGCGCACCGCGAAAGGGAAGGAATAGCTTGTCGTGTGGTGAAAGAAGCCGCCGCGAAGGCCAAGCGCCGGCACGCCGTCGGCATTCTTTTCCAGGATATCGTCGACATTGCCGCCAAGCACGATCGGAAGGACGCCCCGCTCCTCGCGCTCGATCTCCGCAACCGCCCAGCCGCGCTCACGCGCATAATCGAGGCACAGGTCGCGATGCGTGTGCGCGTCGATCGCGGGGTTGTCGCTGTAATATGTGTCTTCGATCAGCATGGTGTCGTCCGTGAAAGGCAGGGTATACACGAAACGATATCCGTCACGCTGGCGAACCGTCGCATCCATGATGATGGGATAGGGTTGGCCGTGCGGCCGCTCAAAGCGGACGACAAGACCGAGGAATTTCTGATAGCCGATGGTGAGGTTATCGACGCGACCCATCCCGCGCGCATCGATGACGCAGGGCGCGCGCAGCACCTCGCCGCCGGAGAGCACCACCTGATGTGGAGAAACGCTCAAGACGCGCGCCGAGAATCGGACGCTGTCCTTCAGAACCGGAAAAGCGGCGGCGTGCAGCGTTTCGGAGAATATGGAGTTGTAGCCGGATTTCAGCATGCGCGTGTGTTTGGGGAAGCGCACCTGCTGCTCGGACCAGGAATGTGCGACAAAGGGCGCAATCCACTCCCACGCGTCCTCTGATATATCTGACGTGTGGAATGACCAGGTGTGATTGCCACCGAGTTTGTCGTCGGCTTCGAGAACGAGAACCGACAATTCCGGCCTGATTTGGCGCAGACGGTAGGCTGCAAGCGTGGCGGCAAGACCACCGCCAGCAAGGATGACGTCGAAATCGCGGTCGCTCATACGGTGACTCTGCCTCAAATTGACCTATGTCAACGGCGCTACGCGTATAAGGTTTCCCGGAAACCGCCTATAAATCCAGTTACGTCGTTTGACTTTTTCGTGTTTGGGGTTTCTCAAGCCCGAGCTTGCTGCCGCATTCGATCTCGTCCAGAATCGTTCCCTTTGTTCTGACGCCGCCGCAGGCAGCTCCCGTTTTACGCTTGCCTCGCATGATCCGAAGCGCTATCTGTGCGCGATGGCGGCATCCGAGCCGCCTTTTTGCATGCCCGTGACGGCTACACGCCGTCTGTCGGCAGGGAAACCTGCAAAGGAAGGGCCTGCTCCACCATCATCATCATCATTCTGGAGCACAGACATGACGAAGCGCGCGACCGCGAAACATAAAATCGACCGCCGCCTTGGCGAAAATCTCTGGGGCCGCCCGAAGAGCCCGCTCAACAAGCGTGAATACGGCCCCGGCCAGCACGGCCAGCGCCGCCGCGGCAAGACGTCCGACTTCGGCACACAGCTCAAGGCGAAGCAGAAGCTCAAGGGCTATTACGGCAACATCACGGAGCGGCAGTTCCGCCTGATCTACGCAGAAGCGACGCGCCTTCGCGGCGACACCTCGGAAAACCTGATCGGCCTTCTCGAACGCCGTCTCGACGCGGTCGTCTATCGCGCGAAGTTTGTCGCGACGCCGTTCGCCGCCCGTCAGTTCATCAGCCACGGCCATATCTCCGTCAACGGCCGCCGCGTCAACATCCCGAGCTACCGCGTTCGCGCGGGCGACGTGGTCGAAGTGCGCGAAAAGGCGAAGAGCCTTGCCTTCGTTCTGGAAGCGACGCAGAGCACCGAGCGCGATGTGCCGGACTATCTCGAAGTCGATCACAGCAAACTGACCGCGCGCCTTTCGCGCATCCCGCAACTCTCGGATGTTCCCTATCCGGTGGTGATGGAGCCGAATCTGGTCGTCGAATTCTACTCGCGCTAAGTTTCGTTTCCGGGAAAGCCGGGCCGGTAGCGTGGTTTTTGCGAATGCGATAACGTCATTCGGATCAATCACCTCCCGGCTTGTTTCCCTTTACCGAATGCGCTATCGAGGCGCTTCAAAGGACAAGCCGCGCCGCCCGGCTTCGGAGAAGTTCCATGACCTACGTTGTGCTGGATGCCTGCATCAAGTGCAAGTTCACCGATTGCGTAGAGGTCTGCCCCGTCGATTGCTTCTACGAGGGCGCGAATATGCTGGTGATCAACCCGGACGAATGCATCGATTGCGGCGTCTGCGAACCGGAATGCCCGGTCGACGCGATCAAGCCCGATACCGAGCCGGGCCTTGAGAAGTTCCTCGAAGTGAACCGCGAATACGCGGCGCTTTGGCCGAACATCACCGTGAAGAAGCCGCCCCTGCCCGATTACGAAAAGTTCCAGCAGGAAGCCGAGAAGTTCGAGAAATATTTCTCGCCCGAACCCGGCGAAGGCGACGCGGAATAAGAGCCGCCGCTTCCAGCTGAGGCTTTAGCCCAGTCCTGTCAGCGCAAAACATCCGTCGCGCCGCTTGGCTTGCGTTGTTCAGGCGGCCGATGGCTGATCGTCATTCCCGACCCGCCTCTTCCTCCGCCGACGCCTCCTCCTCAAGCACACAGAACGAGCCGTCGCTCTCCCGTACCGCGCGCGCGCGCAGCCTGTTGGCGAGTGCCGCCACGCGCGGGCCGGGCTTGCCCGCATTGCGCCGCTTGGGGTTCGGCAGCGCCGCCGCAAGCTGCGCGGCCTGCTGCATCGAGAGATCGTCCGCCGACGTCTTGAAGTGGTGCCGCGCCGCAGCCTGAGCGCCGTAGATGCCGGGCGCCCATTCCACGATGTTGAGATAAATCTCCATCACGCGCCGCTTTCCGAGCACCGCATCCATGAAGGCCGCGAGCGGAATTTCAAACGGCTTCCTGAGCCAGGCCGGATCGCTCCAGAGAAACATGTTCTTCGCGGTCTGCATGGTGATGGTGCTGCCGCCGCCTTTCGGCTTTCCCGCTTTCACCGCATCGACCGCCTTGTCGAGCGCCTGCCAGTCGACACCATGATGCTGGCAGAACCGTCCGTCCTCGGACACGATGACCTGAGCAATGAGGTTCGGTGAAATCTCGTCGAGGTCGCGCCACTCATGGATCACGGGCCGCCCCAGAAGCGCCTGCCGCGCCATGAGCGCCGAGAGCGGAGGATTTACGACTGTGAAGACGAGCGTCAACACGTAAGGCGCGAGCAGAAACAGGGCGAGAGCGATGAGAACGATGCGCAGCGCGCGGTCGCGCCAGCGATGGTGGCGTCCATTGTCGTCGTGCGGGCGCGTCGCCTCGACCAGTCGCTCGAAAGTCTTTGGCGCTAAATCCGTCATGACGCAGCTCGCAAATCGCGCTTGAGGATCATAATCATCTGGTCCATGGTGCGCCCGCAGAAATACCCGGCATCCAACAATAAATCCCAATCCTGTCATGACCTTTACAGAACGCCTCGAAGACCATGCAAGCCTCGTCGAACGCCATCTCGATGAATGGCTGTCCACCGAGAAGCTCGGCGCCGTGCCGGACAGGCTGCTCGACGCCATGCGCTACGGGACGCTTGGAGGCGGCAAGCGGTTTCGCCCGTTCCTCGTCATCGAGAGCGCGGCGTTGTTTGGGGTGCCGGTCGAAAAGGCGCTGAACGCGGGCTCCGCGCTCGAGTGCATCCATTGCTATTCGCTCGTGCATGACGACCTGCCCGCCATGGACAATGACGACCTGCGGCGCGGGCGGCCGACCGTTCACAAGGCGTTCGACGATGCCACGGCAATCCTCGCGGGCGATACGCTGCTGACCGTCGCCTTTGAAATCATAGCCCATGAATCGACGCATCCGAATCCGGCTGTTCGCGCAGCACTCGGCCTTGAACTCGCTCGCGCCAGCGGTGGCGCAGGCATGGCGGGCGGCCAGATTCTCGACCTCATGGCGCCGGGCAAGACGCTCGGAGAAGCGGACATTCGCAGGCTTCAGGCGATGAAGACCGGCGCGCTCATTACCTACGGCTGTGTCGCGGGCGGCATTCTGGGTGAAGCAAGCAAGGCCGAACTGGCAGCGCTGAAAGCCTATGGCGATGCGCTCGGCGCCGCTTTTCAGCTTGCGGACGACCTGCTCGACGCCGAAGGCGATGCCGCCGTCGTTGGAAAGGCGACCGGCAAGGATCAGGAAGCGGGCAAGGGCACACTCGTTTCGCTGCTCGGCCTTGAAACCGCGCGCGCGAAACTTCAGGATCTCAAGGCGGAAGCGCTCGCCGCGCTGGCGCCGTTCAAGGGCCGCGAAGCCCTGCTCGCCGACGCTGCAGAATTCGTGGTTGCGCGCAAATTCTGAGGCGACCCGCAACCGTGGCGCGAATTCGCTCCCGCACGTCGCGGCATGCGGGTCCATCTGAGGTTTGCCACTCCTGCTCACGCAACCTTGAAGCGGCGGCGAGGCGAAATCGGACCGACGCTCTGCAAAAAGGGTGGACTCCCCTCATGCCGGGTTGCATCATCAAAAAGCCGACTGACTAGATCAAGTATCTTCGGCGCGAGCGCGCCGAAACGCTTGCACCGCCAGCGAGTAGGAGCCAGCGTATTATGATGGAGCAACGAGCCCTTGCGGGCGCGCGCGTTCTGATTGTCGAGGACGACGCTTTATCAGCCCACGTGGCGCAGGAGATGCTTGCGGAGCTTGGCTGTAGTGTCACGGGCGTGGCCGCTTCCGTGGATCAGGCTCTCGACGAGATCAACAGCAAAAAGCCTCTCGACTGCGTGATGCTCGACGTTCGTCTCGGGCGTGAGCTTTCGAGCGACATAGCAACCTATCTGCTGCAACAGAATCTGCCGTTCATCATTTGCAGCGGCTACGACATCAAGCTGCCCGGCATGAATATCCCGGTGGTGGACAAGCCTTATACAGTCGCCGCCCTCGCGCAGGCGCTCAACCAGGCGCTGGCGCAAAGGTCGGCGTGATCGAAGCGGCCTTCCCTTGCCGCGGTCGCGAGAGAGGCAAAGGCAAGGAATTCGCGATTCCGCCTAGGATTTCGGCGCCGCCTTGTGCGTGCCCAGCGCCAAGGCGATTGCGCGTTCGAGTTCCAATGAGCGGAACGGCTTGGAAAGACGCGGCAAGGTATCCATGACCGCATCCTCCTCATCCGCGAAGCCCGTCATCAGCACGGCGGGCAGACCCGGCCGCAGGTCTCGCGCGCGCCGGACGAGTTCATTGCCCAACATCCCCGGCATGCGCTGATCGGTGATCAGCACGTCGCAGGCACAATCGTTCGCAAGATGGTCCAGCGCGCAGGGACCGCTTTCCGTCTGAATCACGGTGTGTCCCATGCCCTCCAGCATCGCAGATACTCCATCGCGCACAAAGCCGTTGTCGTCCGCGAGAAGGATGGCAAGCGGCGCAAGGGCCGCCTGCTCCGGAGATGGCGTGCCATCGGCGGTCGTCTCCGCATCGGCGACCGGAAGCCACAACGTCGCGCAGGTCCCCCGGCCAGGCTCGCTTTCGAGGTCGAGCTTGCCGCCCGACTGAGCGGCGAGACCGTGGATCATCGAAAGGCCAAGGCCGGTTCCCTTGCCGATCCCCTTGGTCGAATAGAATGGCTCCACCGCGCGGGCCAGCATGTCCCTCGTCATCCCCACTCCGGTGTCATCGAAAGCCAACGCAACGTAAGATCCCGGCGCGAGTTCCGCGATGTCTCCCTCGCAAACCGTCTTCGCTGAGGCCGAAATCGTGATGGTGCCGCCATCCGGCATCGCATCGCGAGCGTTCACCGCAAGATTCAGGAGCGCGACCTCGAACTGGCTTGGGTCCACCCGCACACGCGGCACCCCCTCGGCAATCGTGACGCGAAAAACGATCCGCGGGCCAAGTGCGCGTGCGATCAGATCGCGCATCCCCAGGATCAGACTCTTGAGATCGACGGCGCGCGTGTCGAGATGCTGCCGCCGCGCGAAGGCAAGCAGACGCTGAACGAGAACACGAGCGCTTTCCGCCGATTGCATCGCATTGGCGACCAGTGCCCGCAGCCGCTCGTCCGGCGCGATCCTCCGCTGAAGAAGCTCAAACGCGCCCATGATGGGCGTCAGCAGGTTGTTGAAATCGTGAGCGATCCCGCCCGTGATCTGGCCGACCGCTTCGAGGCGCTGGCTTCGCAAAAGCGCCTCCTGGACCTGTCGGCGCGTCGTTATGTCGGCCCCCTCCGAGACGACGGAGATGACTTGCCCGCGTGCCCCGCAGATCGGCCGCATGGTGAAATCGTACCAGCGCGGACCGCCCGGAAGGGCGAGGAGAATTTCGCGCCGGACCGTCTCGCCATTCGCCGCTTCGGCAAAGGCGGACCGGATGAATTCCGTCATGCCGGGCGTCTCCGAAAACCAGGGCGTGTCCCAGAAGGGCCTGCCGACGACGACTTCGGCCGTATCGGCGCCGATAGCGGCGAGCGAGGTAGGGTTGGCGTCGAGGAGCGTACCGTCGAGCGCGGAGATGCACTTCGAGTGATAGCTCGTGTGGAAGATGGCCCGCATGCGCGCCTCGGAGCGTTCCAACGCCTCCGCGCTTTCCTTCTCGGCGGTGACGTCGCGCCCGTTGGCGTAGATGAGATCGCCATCGGGCGCCACGAGCCATGACGTCCAGCGATAGGTTCCGTTCCTGTGCCGAAAACGGACTTCAGTCCCTTTTGCGCCTCCGCGCGCAAAAAAAGCCTCGCCCGTCGCGGCTGAGCTGTCGTCGGGGTGAAGAAAATCCCGGTAGGACTTGCCGATAACCTCCTCCGGCGCCCAGCCGAGCACGGTGGTCCAGGCGGGATTTGCCGCCCGAAAGATGCCCTCGCTATCCGTGATGAGGAACATGTCGCGAGCGTGGTTCCATGTGCGCTCTCGCGCCTCGTCCGCTGCGCGGGCTCGTTGCTTCAGGTTGGCCGTCAGATCGAGCCACGCGCGTTCGGCGGCGCGCTGCTCCGTTATATCCGTGTGAATTCCGACCCACTCCGACACTTCCCCCGCATCGTCGAAAACGGGAAGCGCCCGGACGGAATAGCGGCGCCATTGACCATCGGCGGGGCGGCGGATGCGATGTTCGAAAACATAGATGCTCTTCGCCGCGACGGCGGCTTTCCATGCGTCGACCGTCGGCTGCACATCGTCGGGATGAAGCGCGTCCTTCCAGCCAAACCCCTGATACTCGTCAAAGCGTTGGCCGGTCAGCGCGGCCCAGCCCGGCTGCTCGCCCCGCATCTCGCCTTTCGCGGTGTTCGTCCACAGAACGCCGCGCACCGCGTCCACCACGGCGCGGCATCGGCGATCCTCCGCTTCGCTGGGCGCCTTCGATTGGGCGCGCGCGAGGACGTGAAAGCAGACGAATTCCATTCCGCGAAGAACAGGCGTCAGGGTTGCTATCACCGGAACAGTGCCCCCGTCGGCGCGCACGAGATTCGTCCGCGTTTCGCACCCCCGATGCGCGAGTCCGTCGAGCTTGTCTGGCGCCGCCCAATCGCCCGACGCGACATCGCACAGACGAAAACGAAGAAGATCCGCCTCGGCGCGGCCAGCGAGAGCGCAGAACCACTCGTTCGCGCTCAGAAATTGCCCCCGGGCGTCGAGGGTAGCAAACGCCGCCTCCCCTGCGGGTAGAATCCCGCCGCCGGCAAGATCCTTCAGCCGGTCACTCGGCTCTCTCGTCATGTCATGACCAACGGAACAGATTTCCTGCGCAATGAACACGGTGGCTAGGCTGGAGGGCTCAGAACGCGGGCAACGTGCGGCAAAAGAGAGGCAAAACCGATACCCGCTTCAATTAACGTGAACGAATGACGCGGACCGGAGTTCCGGCGGGCGCGGCCGAGCCGCAAGCCCGAACGCGGCGCATGCTCGCGGCGCGCACCGTCCAGCCTGGGTCGAGCCTGCGTCAAGCCGGCATAGCCTTACGGGGCAAAGCTGATCGGCAATCCATCATCGACAGCGTCGTGCCGCATCTGATTTACGGCATGACGGTGCAGGCGAAGCGCCTGGAAGCCCTCGATTTCGGGGAGCAGCGTGGTTCATCCGGGCGCGGGCGCGATCGGCGCTGAAGCGCGCGCGCCGTCGCCCGATCGGGCCGCACGACCGCGGCCCGCCTCATGTCGTCAGTAGCCGAGCGGCCGCGCATCCGTCACGAACGGGTGATACTGATAGAGCCATGTCTCGCTCAGCACCTTGTCCCCCGCGCGCAGATAGAGACGGAGTTCAACCGGCTCGCGGCCATCGACGCTGAGGTCGAAATGCGTGCGCCAGTGCCCCGGCACGTCGTCGGGAACGGCCTCGGCGACCGTCGAGCGGATATTGCCGCGCGAGGCCCAGACGACCACTTCCGGCTTCACACCGTTTGGCAAGTCTTTTAGCGGGCCGCCGAGGAACTCCACCGTGAACTTGCGCACACCGTAGGGGCGGACCGTTCCGGGTTCGCCGCCCCGTCCGAACCGGGTCGCGACGCAGCGCGCGAGCGGCGTCGGATAGGGCTCGTCGGCGAGCCAGTGAATCCTGTAGGCAAGGTCGATGCGGTCGCCGGGTTCGGGCCGCTTTTCCGGGTTCCAGTAAACGACGATGTTGTCGTTGATCTCGTCGTCGGTCGGGATCTCGACCAACTGAACGGTGCCCTTGCCCCAGCCGTTGCCCTTTGGCTCGACCCATGTCGACGGGCGCTTTTCATAGCCCACGCCGTCCTGATAGTGATCGAAGACGCGGTCGCGCTGGAGCAGGCCGAAGCCGCGCGGGTGCTCGTCGGCAAAGCTCGAAATCGTGATATGCGAGGGATTGTTGAGGGGACGCCAGATGCGCTCGCCCTGCCCCGTCGCCAGCGAGAGCCCGTCGGAATCGTGCACTTCGGGCCGCCAGTCGATACCGGCAGGCTTCGCCTTCTCGCCATACCAGTACATGGAGGTGAGTGGAGCGAGGCCCAGCCGCTCCACCGCCTCGCGGAAGAACAGCGTCAGTTCGATGTCCATCACGACGCCGCTCGTGCGATGCAGGTCGAACTTGTATGCGCCGGAAACGCTCGGGCTGTTGAGCAGCGCATAAACGGTGACGGTGCGCGATGCAGGCGGTGCGGGGCTGAACCAGAAGGAGACGAAATCCGGGAACTCCTCGTGCCCCGAGCCGCCGGGCGACAGCGCAATACCGCGCGCGGACATGCCCACCTGTCCGAGTTCGCCCTTCGCACGAAAATAGGACGCTCCGAGGAACGTCACCCACGGTTCGGCCTTCTTCCAATCATCCTTGCCGTCTCGCGGCTCCATCACCCAGAAGCCCGCGAAGCAGGATGGCTCCGGTGCCAGACGCGCGGCCGGACTGTCCGGCGCGATGGTGAAATAGGCCGGATCATAGATGATTTCGCGGCTGACCGCTCCGCCCGCGTTCGGTTCGAGCGCGTGCATTCGGACCGTCTTCGGAAAGTAATAACCGACATGCTGGAACGTGATCGGGAACGCGGCGTCGTGGCCGTCGCCGTAAAGCGCGTATTCTTGCCTGTATTTGAGCTTCCCGTGCGCGTCGTAGTCGATGGCGGCAACGGTCGCGGGATCGGGGCGCGGAGGAGGCGCGTAGGGCGCTTTCGACAGAGCTTCCGCATGCGCCTTCAGCCAGTCGAAGGAAAACGGCTGCGGATCGCCGAAACGAAGGCCGGGCGCAGGCGTGCCGGCGAACGCGGGAAGCGCTGCGGCCGCCTGAGCCGCCAGCGCGAGTTTCATGAAACTGCGGCGATCGAGCATGGGAAAAGTGCCCCTGGTGAAATCCTCGGACGCGGGTCAGCCGCCCGCCTTGTGGCGATGTCTCTAGCGGGGCTTTCGGGAAATGGGAAGGCGCAATTTGCGATCAGGTTGTACGGCGTCCGTTCATCGTGTCGCGCGCGGGAGATCACCCGTGCTCATTTGCTCCTTCAGCCGACGCAGCAAGACGCTGCGGAGTGTCTATCAGCTTGTCTGCGTCGGATCGGGGTCCGATCTGACGCAGGATGATCCGGAGCCCGTTCCGACGCAGGTTGCAATCGCTCGGCAAAACGTCGGGGGGTATCGCTTCGAGGCGAGGCGCGTGTCATCGGAGCCGATCGAAGCCCCGCAAACCGGCTGCTCGCTCAACGCAGCCGAATTTGCGTTCGGTCGGACCGGCCTTCCGCGTCGACCACGGTTATCTGGACAAAGCCCGGTCCGCGCGGTTTGAGAAAGGCGTCGCGGCGATGCGGCGACGAGGCGAGCGGGGTGCCATCCACGAGCCAGGTCAGCGGCAACGCGCCGCCCTCTGCCTTCAAGGCCACCGGCAGCGGCTCCGCATTGCCATCGCCGCCTTCCATTTTCGCGAGTTCCACCTCTGCGTTCGGCGGCGGGAATGCGATATGAAGCGCCTGCTCCGCCGTTCCGCCCGAAGTCTCCTGCCGTTGCTCGCGGAAGACACGAAGCGGCGGCGGCAAATCGGCATTGCGGCGCGACCCGATGAGGTTCGGCGGCGGTGAACCGAAGGCCGCCCTGCGCGGACCGATGGCGGCGAACAGTTCGAACATGACCGGGGCCGCGACGCGCAAGCCCACGAGCCCGGGCGCGGCGCTGGCATCGGCACGCCCCGCCCACACGGCCACGGTATATTCGCCATCGTAGCCAGCCGCCCAGGCGTCCCGAAACCCGTATGAGGTGCCGGTCTTGAAGGCGACCTGCCCCGGCGTCACGTTTGGCGGCACCGGCGCGCCGCGCAGGATGTCCGTCACATACCAGACCGCCGCCGGCTGAAGCAGCGCGGGCGGCTCGCTCGCGCCCCAGACGGGGCCGCCCTCTTTCTCGTAGCGGATCGGGACTAGCGTCCCGCCGCGAGCGAGAGCCGCATAGAGTGTCGTCAGATTTTCGAGCGTAAGCCCCGCGCCGCCGAGCGCGACCGTAAGATTGCGGGGCATTGCGAAAGGCATGCCCACGTCGCGAAACCGCGCCGCGAGCCTGACCGGGCCGACCTCGTTCAGCACCTTCACCGCAGGAATGTTCAGCGAAAGCTGAAGCGCCGAACGCACCGTGACCGTGCCGTGAAAGACGTTGTCGAAATTCACGGGCGCGTAGGTGTCGAAACGGACGGGGCGGTCGTCGATCAGCGTTTCGGGATGCGCGATGCCCTCCTCGAAGGCGAGGCCGTAGATGAACGGCTTCAGCGCAGAGCCCGGCGAACGGATCGCGCCCGTCATGTCGATGGCGCCGAGGCGGTCGCCGTCGAAATAGCCCGCCGAGCCGACATGCGCCAGCACCTCCCCGGTCCGGTTTCTGACGATGAGAGCGGCGACGGAAATCTTCTCGCCGAAGGCTTCCGCGTTTCGCCTGGCGATGGCCTCTGCCTGTTCCTGGAGACCGCGGTCGATGGTGGTGGCGATGACCGGCACACCGGGATGCCTTGCGATCAGCCGTTCCGACAGATGCGGGGCAAGCGCCCGGAAATCGAAGCGGCCGCGCGGTGCGACGCTGGCGATGGCCGCACGCGCATCCGCCTCCTGGATGATGCCCGCTGCCGCCGCCCGGCGGATGACCCGGTTGCGCCCCGCGACGAGCGACGCATAGCCGCGATCCGGGCGGCGTGTCTCGGGGGATTGCGGGATCGCGACGAGCA
This genomic window from Rhodomicrobium lacus contains:
- the fdxA gene encoding ferredoxin FdxA, which translates into the protein MTYVVLDACIKCKFTDCVEVCPVDCFYEGANMLVINPDECIDCGVCEPECPVDAIKPDTEPGLEKFLEVNREYAALWPNITVKKPPLPDYEKFQQEAEKFEKYFSPEPGEGDAE
- a CDS encoding polyprenyl synthetase family protein gives rise to the protein MTFTERLEDHASLVERHLDEWLSTEKLGAVPDRLLDAMRYGTLGGGKRFRPFLVIESAALFGVPVEKALNAGSALECIHCYSLVHDDLPAMDNDDLRRGRPTVHKAFDDATAILAGDTLLTVAFEIIAHESTHPNPAVRAALGLELARASGGAGMAGGQILDLMAPGKTLGEADIRRLQAMKTGALITYGCVAGGILGEASKAELAALKAYGDALGAAFQLADDLLDAEGDAAVVGKATGKDQEAGKGTLVSLLGLETARAKLQDLKAEALAALAPFKGREALLADAAEFVVARKF
- the crtY gene encoding lycopene beta-cyclase CrtY, producing the protein MSDRDFDVILAGGGLAATLAAYRLRQIRPELSVLVLEADDKLGGNHTWSFHTSDISEDAWEWIAPFVAHSWSEQQVRFPKHTRMLKSGYNSIFSETLHAAAFPVLKDSVRFSARVLSVSPHQVVLSGGEVLRAPCVIDARGMGRVDNLTIGYQKFLGLVVRFERPHGQPYPIIMDATVRQRDGYRFVYTLPFTDDTMLIEDTYYSDNPAIDAHTHRDLCLDYARERGWAVAEIEREERGVLPIVLGGNVDDILEKNADGVPALGLRGGFFHHTTSYSFPFAVRCADAIARMDHLTSESLHRLTVRWAHQHWSEQRFFRLLNRMLFWAAKPQTRYRVLQRFYDLNEPLIERFYSSSLTLADQARILIGWPPVPIHKALRVMGETRVNPIPQPVSSPS
- a CDS encoding phytoene/squalene synthase family protein — translated: MDPIIALSHELIEKGSKSFAMAAKLLPRDTRYDAMMLYAWCRHCDDVIDDQILGFNRETGSEKSPQERLEGLRRDTSAALAGTASEPVFVALGRVAHKHHIPERHPMELLRGFEMDVNERVYETLEDTLDYCYHVAGVVGVMMAMIMGVRERPTLNRASDLGIAFQLTNICRDVVEDAKGGRLYLPRQWLREAGVPEDKVADPQYRGQVYEVTKRLLCEADEYYRSALFGMQRLPLGAAVGIGAARRVYRDIGRLVANRGESAWDGRAIVGPMRKLAAALSGATAAVRAHTTLRIGYAPPRDGLFTVPELGKPTQRNRPFAFLR
- a CDS encoding response regulator, which translates into the protein MMEQRALAGARVLIVEDDALSAHVAQEMLAELGCSVTGVAASVDQALDEINSKKPLDCVMLDVRLGRELSSDIATYLLQQNLPFIICSGYDIKLPGMNIPVVDKPYTVAALAQALNQALAQRSA
- the mtgA gene encoding monofunctional biosynthetic peptidoglycan transglycosylase; its protein translation is MTDLAPKTFERLVEATRPHDDNGRHHRWRDRALRIVLIALALFLLAPYVLTLVFTVVNPPLSALMARQALLGRPVIHEWRDLDEISPNLIAQVIVSEDGRFCQHHGVDWQALDKAVDAVKAGKPKGGGSTITMQTAKNMFLWSDPAWLRKPFEIPLAAFMDAVLGKRRVMEIYLNIVEWAPGIYGAQAAARHHFKTSADDLSMQQAAQLAAALPNPKRRNAGKPGPRVAALANRLRARAVRESDGSFCVLEEEASAEEEAGRE
- a CDS encoding PAS domain S-box protein, which gives rise to MTREPSDRLKDLAGGGILPAGEAAFATLDARGQFLSANEWFCALAGRAEADLLRFRLCDVASGDWAAPDKLDGLAHRGCETRTNLVRADGGTVPVIATLTPVLRGMEFVCFHVLARAQSKAPSEAEDRRCRAVVDAVRGVLWTNTAKGEMRGEQPGWAALTGQRFDEYQGFGWKDALHPDDVQPTVDAWKAAVAAKSIYVFEHRIRRPADGQWRRYSVRALPVFDDAGEVSEWVGIHTDITEQRAAERAWLDLTANLKQRARAADEARERTWNHARDMFLITDSEGIFRAANPAWTTVLGWAPEEVIGKSYRDFLHPDDSSAATGEAFFARGGAKGTEVRFRHRNGTYRWTSWLVAPDGDLIYANGRDVTAEKESAEALERSEARMRAIFHTSYHSKCISALDGTLLDANPTSLAAIGADTAEVVVGRPFWDTPWFSETPGMTEFIRSAFAEAANGETVRREILLALPGGPRWYDFTMRPICGARGQVISVVSEGADITTRRQVQEALLRSQRLEAVGQITGGIAHDFNNLLTPIMGAFELLQRRIAPDERLRALVANAMQSAESARVLVQRLLAFARRQHLDTRAVDLKSLILGMRDLIARALGPRIVFRVTIAEGVPRVRVDPSQFEVALLNLAVNARDAMPDGGTITISASAKTVCEGDIAELAPGSYVALAFDDTGVGMTRDMLARAVEPFYSTKGIGKGTGLGLSMIHGLAAQSGGKLDLESEPGRGTCATLWLPVADAETTADGTPSPEQAALAPLAILLADDNGFVRDGVSAMLEGMGHTVIQTESGPCALDHLANDCACDVLITDQRMPGMLGNELVRRARDLRPGLPAVLMTGFADEEDAVMDTLPRLSKPFRSLELERAIALALGTHKAAPKS
- the rpsD gene encoding 30S ribosomal protein S4 gives rise to the protein MTKRATAKHKIDRRLGENLWGRPKSPLNKREYGPGQHGQRRRGKTSDFGTQLKAKQKLKGYYGNITERQFRLIYAEATRLRGDTSENLIGLLERRLDAVVYRAKFVATPFAARQFISHGHISVNGRRVNIPSYRVRAGDVVEVREKAKSLAFVLEATQSTERDVPDYLEVDHSKLTARLSRIPQLSDVPYPVVMEPNLVVEFYSR